In Niallia sp. FSL W8-0635, one genomic interval encodes:
- a CDS encoding alpha/beta fold hydrolase — protein MTGNGLNQTYLKVAGINLYCEYILNDKPPILLIHGFASSTYTFRRIIPFLEKQYSVIAVDLPGFGKSEKSTSFIYSFQNYAKLMIECIHHFGYSNTHIVAHSMGGQIALHMALMAPEKVNKLVLLCSSGYLKRSKKLLILTSYLPYFDKLVHYYIRRKDVKFHLRNVFFDHTLINEELIQEFGKPLNEKGFYKALIRLLRHREGDLLPQQLQDIHVPTLLIWGEEDRVVPVEIGQRLVSDLPDAQLITYEKTGHLITEERPEFVIKNILMHTI, from the coding sequence TTGACTGGTAATGGATTAAATCAAACCTACCTTAAAGTAGCTGGTATTAACTTGTACTGTGAATATATATTAAATGATAAACCACCGATTCTTCTCATCCACGGTTTTGCCTCGTCAACCTATACATTTCGGCGTATTATCCCGTTTTTAGAGAAACAATATTCCGTTATCGCTGTTGATCTTCCTGGCTTTGGAAAAAGTGAGAAATCTACTTCCTTTATATATAGCTTTCAAAACTATGCGAAGCTAATGATAGAATGTATCCATCACTTTGGCTACTCTAATACTCATATTGTTGCTCACTCAATGGGAGGTCAAATTGCTCTCCATATGGCACTAATGGCTCCTGAGAAAGTTAATAAACTCGTTTTGTTATGTAGTTCAGGCTATTTAAAGCGGTCAAAAAAGCTGCTTATTCTTACTTCTTATCTACCTTACTTTGATAAATTGGTACATTATTATATTCGAAGAAAGGATGTCAAATTTCACTTAAGAAATGTCTTTTTTGACCATACATTGATCAATGAAGAATTGATTCAAGAATTTGGAAAACCGTTAAATGAAAAAGGATTTTATAAGGCATTAATTCGACTACTACGTCATCGTGAGGGGGATTTGCTACCACAACAGCTTCAGGATATTCATGTTCCAACATTATTGATATGGGGAGAAGAAGATAGAGTAGTTCCTGTGGAGATTGGTCAACGACTAGTTAGTGATTTACCGGATGCTCAGTTAATTACGTATGAAAAAACGGGCCATTTAATTACCGAAGAAAGACCAGAATTTGTTATTAAGAATATATTAATGCACACTATTTGA
- a CDS encoding alkaline phosphatase family protein encodes MSKKAIVIVIDGCAHEYLQQGVTNNIGQLANQGFFKNVKSALPSVTNVNHATILTGSLPIEHQVTGNYYYNPETEEQGFIEGKGFLDKETILDAYAKEGKSTALLVVKGKVLQVFGDNVSFGLSAEHPEENLVKHLDMEMPPYVATPEANEWIMEACYNLIRKDNPDFIYCTTNDYTMHNYNPDHEIAKKQMESIDYWIGKIYELDPDREIYITADHGMTTKSLLIDLQKKMDHSSFDTVCMLPLKDRYLENHIYQEGCAVYVYAKNQNEKESIYQHLKSYSFIESIYTRDEAVEQLSLPDSRIGDFVVFGTKEVAFGELEDEELVVTVRTHGSKFEQDIPLIAVNARRDEQEYERNFDVIRFMLEDLKMNLVK; translated from the coding sequence ATGTCAAAAAAAGCAATTGTTATCGTAATAGATGGATGTGCACACGAGTATCTGCAACAAGGGGTAACAAATAATATAGGCCAATTGGCTAATCAAGGTTTCTTTAAAAATGTAAAATCGGCTCTTCCATCCGTTACAAATGTTAATCATGCAACAATCCTGACTGGTTCATTACCAATTGAACATCAGGTAACAGGGAATTATTATTACAATCCTGAGACAGAGGAGCAAGGTTTTATTGAAGGGAAAGGCTTTTTAGATAAAGAAACGATTTTGGATGCCTATGCAAAGGAAGGGAAAAGTACTGCTTTGCTTGTGGTAAAGGGGAAAGTGTTACAGGTGTTTGGTGATAATGTGAGCTTCGGACTGAGTGCTGAGCATCCTGAGGAAAATCTGGTTAAACATTTGGATATGGAAATGCCACCATATGTTGCAACACCAGAAGCTAATGAATGGATTATGGAAGCATGTTACAATTTAATTCGGAAGGATAACCCTGATTTTATTTATTGTACGACAAATGATTATACGATGCATAACTACAACCCTGATCATGAAATTGCTAAAAAGCAGATGGAAAGCATTGATTATTGGATCGGGAAAATCTATGAGTTAGATCCAGACCGAGAAATCTACATAACAGCTGATCATGGAATGACCACAAAATCATTATTGATCGATTTACAGAAAAAAATGGACCATTCATCATTTGATACAGTTTGTATGTTGCCATTAAAAGATCGTTATCTCGAAAACCACATCTACCAAGAAGGTTGCGCCGTTTACGTTTATGCAAAAAATCAAAATGAAAAGGAATCTATTTATCAGCATCTTAAGTCTTATTCATTTATTGAAAGTATTTATACACGTGACGAGGCAGTTGAGCAATTAAGTTTACCAGATAGTCGGATAGGTGACTTCGTTGTTTTTGGAACAAAAGAAGTAGCGTTTGGAGAACTAGAGGATGAAGAGCTGGTAGTTACAGTTCGAACACACGGCTCTAAGTTTGAGCAAGATATACCGTTAATCGCAGTGAATGCGAGACGAGATGAACAGGAATATGAACGCAATTTTGATGTTATTAGATTTATGCTGGAAGATTTAAAGATGAATCTTGTTAAATAG
- a CDS encoding phosphate/phosphite/phosphonate ABC transporter substrate-binding protein yields the protein MKRVHSWFVMLSILMLIILAGCSSKTEAKLDENSQVTIRMGLSPQEDSAEILRQYEAFKEHMEEKTGYKFELFVGADYTAVVEAINSGKLDVTWFGPTEYLLAKEITEADIEAFAQATQEEGASPYQSWVIVNSKSDIQTVEDLKGKNFAFTDPASTSGNIFGNYQLIQEGLNPKKDFANVTYSGSHDASALSVANGTLDGATVSSRLLEGFYESGLVKEEDIRVIAKSMEIPNDLMAYRTDLSEEVKKKLLEAINDKEGITKALAGTGYGAFKKVSDSDYDIVREAFKEAGVEPSFE from the coding sequence ATGAAACGAGTCCATTCGTGGTTTGTTATGCTATCCATTTTAATGTTGATTATCTTGGCAGGCTGCTCTTCTAAAACAGAAGCAAAGTTAGATGAGAATTCCCAAGTTACGATAAGAATGGGGTTATCACCACAGGAAGATTCAGCAGAAATCCTAAGGCAATATGAAGCTTTTAAAGAACATATGGAGGAGAAAACAGGATACAAATTTGAATTATTTGTAGGGGCCGATTACACAGCTGTTGTAGAAGCGATAAATTCTGGGAAATTGGACGTCACCTGGTTTGGGCCGACTGAGTATTTATTAGCTAAAGAAATCACGGAAGCGGATATTGAAGCATTTGCACAAGCAACACAGGAAGAAGGAGCCTCCCCTTATCAAAGCTGGGTAATCGTAAACAGCAAATCTGATATTCAAACAGTAGAGGACCTTAAAGGGAAAAACTTTGCCTTCACAGATCCAGCTTCAACATCGGGAAATATTTTTGGAAACTATCAGCTTATTCAAGAAGGACTAAATCCCAAAAAGGATTTTGCGAATGTAACCTATTCAGGAAGTCATGATGCAAGTGCACTTTCAGTCGCAAATGGCACTTTGGATGGTGCCACTGTATCAAGTCGTTTATTAGAAGGTTTTTATGAGTCAGGTCTAGTCAAAGAGGAGGATATACGCGTGATAGCAAAATCGATGGAAATTCCTAATGATTTAATGGCTTATCGCACGGATCTTTCAGAAGAGGTAAAGAAAAAGCTACTTGAGGCAATTAATGACAAAGAAGGTATTACAAAGGCATTAGCCGGCACAGGATACGGTGCGTTTAAGAAAGTTAGCGATAGTGATTATGATATTGTTCGAGAAGCATTTAAAGAAGCAGGAGTGGAACCATCGTTTGAATAA
- a CDS encoding metal-dependent hydrolase, protein MDTSSHIIMGLGLAALAQIDPVIANDSTLSQAVLFGTVIGSNAPDFDFIYRMKGKGSYIRNHRAMSHSLLALPLWSVAVSGIIYSFFPTSSFLHLFLWTFLAVILHVFFDLFNVHGTQVLLPFSKKWIAFDSIPLVDPIILSVHLLGFCLIPFFEMGKMFFILYIFIFLYLAARTAATLITKRTLYLYFRNSTRIKLIPRASLFQWDVIIETKEDFLFGVYSKGSLLIEHSLLKKIDFPELVSDSKSHPFVSDFLSSTQYAYPFVQTRKNGYLIYWKDLRFRTNKFFPNLAIIAVSSDHKMMNCFIGTLYSLKQYKQVIRQLKNTVILKKG, encoded by the coding sequence ATGGATACGAGTTCTCACATCATTATGGGTTTAGGATTAGCTGCCCTTGCTCAAATTGACCCCGTCATCGCTAATGATTCTACTCTTTCACAGGCTGTCTTGTTCGGTACTGTAATTGGTTCAAATGCCCCTGATTTTGACTTCATCTATCGAATGAAAGGCAAAGGCAGCTATATCCGAAATCACCGAGCCATGTCTCATTCCTTACTGGCATTGCCACTATGGAGCGTCGCCGTTTCAGGTATTATTTATTCCTTCTTTCCAACATCATCCTTTCTCCATTTATTTTTATGGACATTCCTAGCTGTAATTCTCCATGTATTTTTTGATTTATTTAATGTACATGGAACCCAAGTTTTACTTCCCTTCTCCAAAAAATGGATTGCGTTTGATTCAATCCCCTTAGTGGATCCTATTATTTTATCTGTACATTTGCTTGGTTTTTGCCTGATTCCTTTTTTCGAAATGGGTAAAATGTTTTTCATCTTATACATTTTTATTTTCCTTTACCTTGCTGCCCGTACTGCAGCAACATTAATAACAAAGCGAACATTATATCTCTATTTTAGAAATTCCACCCGAATTAAATTAATCCCACGTGCTTCCTTATTTCAATGGGACGTAATTATTGAGACTAAGGAAGATTTTTTATTTGGTGTCTATTCAAAAGGCAGCCTACTAATCGAACATTCTCTTTTAAAGAAAATAGATTTTCCTGAATTAGTATCTGACAGCAAAAGTCATCCTTTTGTTTCTGATTTTCTTTCTAGTACCCAATATGCTTATCCATTTGTTCAAACTAGAAAAAATGGCTATTTAATCTACTGGAAAGACCTTCGTTTTCGTACTAATAAGTTTTTCCCTAATCTAGCCATTATCGCTGTATCGTCTGATCACAAAATGATGAATTGTTTTATCGGTACACTATACTCCCTAAAACAATATAAGCAAGTCATAAGACAATTGAAAAATACTGTAATCTTAAAAAAGGGCTGA
- a CDS encoding MGDG synthase family glycosyltransferase, with protein sequence MEKKLLIISSDITGHGHKSITESLCEKVQTQEVKIFVVDGFALGKRLLLKIGQSYGPITRNSENLWKMIWKLSAMKPHLVDTFIESLIRDNFLKLLKEIQPDIILSVHPNFNGSILNILEKQNINIPFFTLIADLVNIFPLWADKRAKYIISPTFEAQNKCIEFGIPDEKIKVSGFPVRSRFFPKNYNQRKFYNKGQSLTCLIMSGGEGVGNMKKIAENLLNHFDCKVKIVSGKNMKLKTKLEMSLKAKYGDRVEIYGFTQNIQDLMLTSDIAFTRGSPNVMFEAIATNTPLIITGALPGQEEHNPTFAENFNLGVVCKNPKEIKYTITDLLENEGKKLNDMIISQRNFINTNAAEDILQFILEVGEPYHEDAKEILS encoded by the coding sequence ATGGAAAAGAAATTACTGATTATTTCTTCTGATATTACAGGGCATGGTCATAAAAGTATTACCGAATCTCTATGTGAGAAAGTCCAAACTCAGGAAGTGAAGATCTTTGTAGTCGACGGATTCGCACTTGGTAAACGATTGCTTTTAAAAATCGGCCAATCCTATGGTCCCATCACAAGAAATTCGGAAAATCTATGGAAAATGATTTGGAAACTATCTGCTATGAAACCTCACTTAGTCGACACTTTTATTGAATCACTGATAAGAGATAACTTTCTAAAATTACTGAAAGAAATACAGCCAGATATCATCTTATCTGTTCATCCAAATTTTAATGGCTCCATCTTAAATATTTTGGAAAAACAAAATATCAATATCCCTTTCTTTACTCTAATTGCCGATCTTGTTAACATTTTTCCACTTTGGGCAGACAAAAGGGCAAAATATATTATTAGCCCAACTTTTGAAGCGCAAAATAAATGTATTGAATTTGGAATTCCAGATGAGAAAATAAAGGTTTCTGGTTTTCCAGTCCGTTCTCGATTTTTTCCTAAGAACTATAATCAACGAAAATTCTATAACAAGGGGCAATCTTTAACATGCTTGATTATGAGCGGTGGTGAAGGTGTAGGAAATATGAAGAAAATAGCAGAAAATCTCCTAAATCATTTTGATTGCAAAGTCAAAATAGTATCAGGGAAAAATATGAAGCTAAAAACGAAGCTAGAAATGTCCCTTAAGGCCAAATATGGTGATCGAGTTGAAATTTATGGTTTTACTCAAAATATTCAAGATTTAATGCTTACATCTGATATTGCCTTTACTAGAGGGAGCCCCAATGTCATGTTCGAAGCAATAGCTACCAATACACCACTAATCATAACGGGCGCCTTGCCAGGACAGGAAGAGCATAATCCAACTTTCGCCGAAAATTTCAATTTAGGAGTCGTATGCAAAAATCCAAAGGAAATCAAATATACCATAACGGATTTACTCGAAAATGAAGGAAAAAAACTAAATGATATGATAATTAGTCAACGGAATTTTATCAATACAAATGCAGCGGAGGATATTCTACAATTCATTCTAGAGGTTGGCGAGCCTTATCACGAAGATGCAAAAGAAATACTATCTTAA
- the phnE gene encoding phosphonate ABC transporter, permease protein PhnE: MRKVLQMKNPSFNPKLPKMIGITFISIIVLLWTANDLGISIGAFIEGIPSLLHLLGNMLPPDVSMLTGLFRPMIVTLEVALWGTLISVFFSTLLAMGAAKNLFGSNPIVYYVCRLILNTLRSIPDLIWALIFVAAVGLGSFPGVLALAVYSCGELGKLYAEAIENIDAGPREAIESTGVKLLTVLRWSIIPQILPETITYTLYRLESNVRHATVLGLVGAGGLGFELNTAMRLFRYNEAFMIILVIILMVTVTDFISGKLRQKII; the protein is encoded by the coding sequence ATGAGAAAAGTGCTACAAATGAAAAATCCATCATTTAATCCAAAACTCCCTAAAATGATTGGAATCACTTTTATATCGATTATTGTCTTACTATGGACTGCCAATGATTTAGGGATAAGTATAGGAGCATTTATTGAAGGAATTCCTTCCCTATTACATTTATTAGGAAACATGCTACCACCAGATGTCTCCATGCTTACAGGCTTATTTCGCCCGATGATAGTTACGCTCGAAGTTGCTCTCTGGGGTACATTAATTTCTGTATTTTTCAGTACCCTCCTTGCTATGGGAGCCGCAAAAAACTTATTTGGATCAAATCCAATTGTGTATTATGTATGCCGCTTGATCTTAAATACGCTGCGTTCTATACCAGATTTAATTTGGGCATTAATTTTTGTTGCAGCAGTAGGGTTAGGTTCCTTTCCAGGTGTTTTGGCACTCGCTGTTTATTCATGCGGAGAGCTTGGAAAGCTTTATGCAGAAGCGATTGAAAATATTGATGCTGGTCCAAGAGAAGCGATTGAAAGCACTGGTGTCAAATTACTAACTGTATTGCGTTGGTCCATTATCCCACAAATCTTGCCAGAAACAATTACTTATACGCTGTATAGACTGGAATCAAATGTTCGTCATGCAACCGTTCTTGGCTTAGTTGGTGCAGGTGGGCTTGGTTTTGAGCTAAATACAGCAATGAGATTATTCAGATACAATGAGGCCTTTATGATTATTTTAGTCATTATTTTGATGGTAACAGTTACAGATTTTATTTCTGGGAAATTAAGACAAAAAATTATTTAA
- a CDS encoding aldo/keto reductase, giving the protein MISSLKSTTTLHNGVEMPWLGLGVFLVKDGEEVVNSVKAALEAGYRSIDTAAVYKNEEGVGKAITESNVPREELFITTKVWNADQGYEATLAAFDVSMEKLGLDYLDLYLIHWPLPSQGKFVETWKALEKLYKDGRVRAIGVSNFKVHHLEEVIAKGEIVPMVNQVEYHPRFNQRELHDFCKKHSIQLEAWSPLMQGGLLEEPTLVEIAKKYNKSTAQIIIRWDIQTGVVTIPKSVKPHRIAENADVFDFELSDEDMDKINALNQDQRMFADPDTFSKV; this is encoded by the coding sequence ATGATTTCTAGTCTTAAAAGTACTACTACTTTGCATAATGGTGTCGAAATGCCGTGGCTAGGCTTAGGCGTTTTTCTAGTAAAGGACGGAGAAGAAGTTGTAAATTCAGTTAAAGCTGCTCTTGAAGCTGGCTATCGAAGCATCGATACTGCTGCTGTTTATAAAAACGAAGAGGGTGTAGGTAAAGCCATTACGGAATCAAATGTCCCCCGTGAGGAACTATTTATTACAACAAAAGTTTGGAATGCTGATCAAGGTTATGAAGCAACATTAGCCGCTTTTGATGTTAGCATGGAAAAATTGGGGCTAGATTATCTGGACCTTTATTTAATTCACTGGCCTCTTCCTTCTCAAGGGAAATTTGTAGAAACATGGAAAGCTCTTGAGAAACTTTATAAAGATGGACGTGTTCGTGCCATTGGGGTAAGTAATTTTAAAGTTCATCACCTGGAAGAGGTTATTGCAAAGGGTGAAATTGTACCGATGGTCAACCAAGTAGAATATCATCCACGTTTTAATCAGCGAGAATTACATGATTTTTGTAAAAAACATAGTATCCAGCTTGAAGCATGGTCTCCATTAATGCAGGGAGGTCTGCTTGAAGAACCAACTTTGGTTGAAATTGCAAAAAAATACAATAAATCAACGGCTCAAATTATTATCCGCTGGGACATCCAAACGGGAGTAGTGACGATTCCAAAGTCAGTTAAGCCACACCGCATTGCTGAAAATGCGGATGTCTTTGACTTTGAACTTTCCGATGAGGATATGGATAAAATAAATGCACTAAATCAGGACCAACGTATGTTTGCTGACCCTGATACTTTTAGTAAAGTATAA
- a CDS encoding LysR family transcriptional regulator, translated as MDFKQLETFQKVIEKGSYSDAAKALFVSQPTISTRLQALQDELDVQLLVNNGRKVELTFSGSVFLDYVNEIMQLKDDALKTISKTKGLSFNNLHISTTSIGTYIIPHISTAFQKSHPGVRLSLSFSNATSAIKQLFEKNTDIVVSPATLKNNKLISTVVGHDSLVLVASTNHPLAKSNDSIDIKELKRHQFIIREEGSDTRKHFQTWCETNNFHPIDLIEMDQSEAIKIAVSNNLGLALMSKFIIENDSKSDHFKILNVKGLPIHRPIQVFMLADQEKNQLRQSFIRFLRERLGG; from the coding sequence GTGGATTTTAAACAATTAGAAACTTTTCAAAAGGTCATCGAAAAAGGGAGCTACTCGGACGCAGCAAAAGCACTTTTTGTGAGCCAACCAACCATTAGCACACGCTTACAGGCTCTTCAAGATGAACTTGATGTACAGCTTTTAGTCAATAATGGAAGAAAAGTAGAATTAACCTTCTCTGGTTCAGTCTTTCTAGACTATGTAAATGAAATTATGCAACTTAAGGATGATGCTTTAAAAACAATAAGTAAAACAAAAGGATTATCCTTTAATAACCTGCATATTAGTACAACATCAATCGGTACATATATCATTCCACATATCTCTACTGCTTTTCAAAAGTCGCACCCAGGGGTTCGTCTTTCTCTATCATTTAGTAATGCAACTTCTGCAATTAAGCAGCTTTTTGAAAAAAATACGGATATCGTCGTATCACCAGCAACTTTAAAAAACAACAAACTCATTTCCACTGTCGTTGGCCATGACTCGCTCGTTCTCGTTGCAAGTACCAATCACCCATTAGCTAAAAGTAATGATAGTATCGATATTAAAGAGCTAAAAAGACACCAATTTATAATCCGTGAAGAAGGATCTGACACGAGAAAACACTTTCAAACATGGTGTGAAACAAATAACTTCCACCCAATAGATCTCATAGAAATGGATCAATCGGAAGCTATAAAAATAGCTGTTTCAAATAATTTAGGCCTAGCACTTATGTCTAAATTCATTATTGAAAATGATTCCAAATCTGATCACTTTAAAATATTGAACGTAAAAGGATTACCAATCCATCGTCCAATTCAAGTGTTTATGCTCGCAGACCAAGAAAAAAATCAGTTAAGACAATCATTTATCCGGTTTTTGAGGGAACGGTTAGGTGGCTAA
- the phnC gene encoding phosphonate ABC transporter ATP-binding protein codes for MNNQIPAIQVKNITHAYKENRKPVLNQVNFHVDKGEFCTILGRSGAGKSTFLRTMNGFICPQQGEIYIEGEKLIYRARELRKIRNKIAMVFQHYNLVNRLSVLENVLCGMLYKIPFGRGLLGIFTEKEKQFAMDQLEKVGLADFAHKRADQLSGGQKQRVGIARALAQKPEIILADEPVASLDPITAAEIMGILKEINETENITIVVSLHQINLSREFGKRIIGFANGKIVVDKIEAKITDLDLKKIYDNLDGLEKRYEKSATNEKSII; via the coding sequence ATGAACAATCAAATCCCTGCAATTCAGGTGAAAAACATAACACATGCTTATAAAGAAAATAGGAAGCCAGTTTTAAATCAAGTTAATTTTCATGTAGATAAAGGTGAGTTTTGCACGATTTTAGGTCGAAGCGGGGCAGGTAAATCTACCTTTTTAAGAACGATGAATGGTTTTATCTGTCCTCAGCAAGGTGAAATTTACATTGAGGGTGAAAAGTTGATTTATAGAGCAAGAGAATTAAGGAAAATACGAAATAAAATTGCTATGGTTTTTCAGCATTACAATTTAGTGAATAGATTGAGCGTTCTTGAAAATGTTTTATGTGGCATGTTATATAAAATTCCATTTGGAAGAGGACTACTAGGCATTTTTACTGAAAAAGAAAAGCAGTTTGCAATGGATCAACTGGAAAAGGTAGGTTTAGCGGATTTTGCGCATAAACGTGCTGATCAATTGAGTGGTGGTCAAAAGCAGAGAGTGGGGATTGCCCGGGCGTTAGCTCAGAAGCCAGAAATAATTTTAGCAGATGAGCCGGTAGCAAGTTTAGATCCAATAACAGCTGCCGAAATCATGGGGATTTTGAAAGAAATTAATGAAACAGAGAATATTACTATCGTCGTAAGTTTACATCAAATCAATTTGTCCCGTGAATTCGGGAAGCGAATCATTGGTTTTGCCAATGGGAAAATAGTGGTCGATAAAATCGAAGCAAAAATAACAGATTTGGATTTAAAGAAAATTTATGACAATCTCGATGGATTGGAGAAAAGGTATGAGAAAAGTGCTACAAATGAAAAATCCATCATTTAA
- a CDS encoding NAD-dependent epimerase/dehydratase family protein produces MKKKVVITGGSGLLGRDVIKEFLDHGYEVINADRQYPKEALCRTVITDLTNLGEVYGVLADADAVVHLAAIPVAYSHPNEVPFENNVMSTYNILEAAGNLGIKKAVISSSESSYGICFSKQNLTPQYVPIDEDHPQLPEESYGLSKIVNEKTADMIHRRTGMQVVSFRLGNVISPEKYENFPGFIHNPEQRKTILWSYIDTRDAATAYRLAVETEGLGSVALNIGADETSMDIESKQLMETCYPTVTDFHKDLSGFAPLLNNEKAKKLLNWKPVHKWRDYVKM; encoded by the coding sequence ATGAAGAAAAAGGTAGTTATAACAGGTGGAAGTGGTCTACTTGGTCGAGATGTTATAAAAGAGTTTTTAGATCATGGCTATGAAGTTATTAATGCGGATAGGCAGTATCCTAAAGAAGCGCTTTGCAGAACAGTAATAACAGACTTAACAAATCTTGGTGAAGTATATGGGGTATTAGCTGATGCCGATGCTGTTGTTCATCTTGCGGCAATTCCGGTTGCTTACTCCCATCCAAATGAAGTGCCCTTTGAAAATAATGTAATGTCTACATATAACATTTTAGAGGCAGCAGGGAATCTAGGAATAAAAAAAGCGGTAATCTCTTCAAGTGAGTCCTCCTATGGTATTTGTTTTTCAAAGCAAAATTTAACACCGCAATATGTGCCAATAGATGAAGATCACCCACAATTGCCGGAAGAGAGCTATGGATTGTCGAAGATTGTCAATGAGAAAACAGCTGATATGATTCACCGAAGAACGGGGATGCAGGTAGTATCCTTTCGTCTAGGAAATGTTATCTCTCCTGAAAAGTATGAGAATTTCCCAGGCTTTATTCATAATCCTGAGCAACGAAAAACGATATTGTGGAGTTATATTGATACACGAGATGCAGCGACAGCCTATCGATTAGCTGTTGAGACAGAAGGACTTGGATCTGTTGCTCTTAATATCGGGGCAGATGAAACAAGTATGGACATTGAAAGCAAACAGTTAATGGAAACATGCTATCCAACTGTAACGGATTTCCATAAAGATTTATCAGGATTTGCGCCATTATTAAACAATGAAAAGGCGAAAAAATTATTAAATTGGAAGCCTGTTCATAAGTGGAGAGATTACGTAAAGATGTAA
- a CDS encoding ParM/StbA family protein: MGSRIAAVDVGNDSIKAIFGELEYELNIPNIMARDTEDRPVIGIEELDNKNPLEGIHIKVHSPALKENNAIYRVGHLATKSSSATELDPGSAKSEEDQTLVMLFATLALDAVNEKNANSFPRMKNVIDANYTLGTGLPLREVKEGKDAGYRSKLVGSVHQVEFLVTPKYQGLKVNIKFNEVKIYPEGFAAYINLVMDNHLKIINKDLIDKRIIIQDIGGLSTDIAVIKNRNVDDDKAQGFNLGVSESLESIREEIRSKHGIELDSRRDVVEIITRKNDRNHIMVKGSRTSVHDITDRILLELAKKQYRLLRNVWQKNSQTEICYFVGGGANVLKEYIKTLNNNLDGYNIEFFEDEKESIWMMANAYYKLITDFVRKSEKPKPQQEPVKN, from the coding sequence ATGGGCTCTAGAATTGCGGCTGTTGATGTTGGTAATGATTCCATTAAGGCAATCTTTGGGGAATTAGAGTACGAATTGAATATTCCTAATATTATGGCAAGAGATACGGAAGATCGTCCTGTAATAGGGATAGAAGAATTGGATAATAAAAATCCTCTAGAAGGAATACATATTAAGGTTCATTCACCTGCGTTAAAAGAAAATAATGCTATCTATCGTGTAGGGCATTTGGCAACAAAGAGTAGCAGTGCAACGGAATTAGATCCAGGAAGTGCTAAATCGGAAGAAGACCAAACATTGGTTATGCTTTTTGCCACATTGGCATTAGATGCTGTTAATGAGAAAAATGCGAATTCTTTTCCAAGGATGAAAAATGTGATTGATGCAAATTATACGCTTGGAACAGGTCTTCCTCTTCGTGAAGTAAAGGAAGGGAAGGACGCTGGATACCGCTCCAAGTTAGTTGGTTCTGTCCATCAAGTGGAATTTCTTGTCACACCTAAATATCAAGGATTGAAAGTAAATATTAAATTTAATGAAGTAAAGATTTATCCTGAAGGATTTGCAGCATACATCAATCTTGTAATGGATAATCATTTAAAAATTATTAATAAAGATTTAATAGATAAACGGATTATTATTCAGGATATAGGTGGTTTATCTACAGATATCGCTGTTATTAAGAATCGAAATGTTGACGACGATAAGGCGCAAGGGTTTAATCTTGGCGTATCGGAATCATTAGAGTCAATAAGGGAAGAAATTAGATCCAAACACGGTATTGAATTAGACAGTCGTCGAGATGTGGTGGAAATTATTACGAGAAAAAATGACAGGAACCACATCATGGTTAAAGGAAGTCGGACAAGTGTTCATGATATTACTGATCGTATCTTACTTGAACTAGCGAAAAAGCAATATCGATTATTGCGTAATGTATGGCAGAAGAATTCCCAGACAGAAATTTGTTATTTTGTTGGTGGAGGAGCAAATGTATTAAAAGAGTACATTAAAACATTAAATAATAATTTAGATGGCTATAACATTGAATTCTTTGAAGATGAGAAAGAGAGTATTTGGATGATGGCAAATGCTTATTATAAGCTCATTACCGATTTTGTAAGAAAGTCGGAGAAGCCTAAACCACAACAAGAACCTGTGAAAAATTAA